The following coding sequences lie in one Ctenopharyngodon idella isolate HZGC_01 chromosome 11, HZGC01, whole genome shotgun sequence genomic window:
- the LOC127522530 gene encoding LOW QUALITY PROTEIN: outer dynein arm-docking complex subunit 1-like (The sequence of the model RefSeq protein was modified relative to this genomic sequence to represent the inferred CDS: inserted 1 base in 1 codon), which produces MPRGRSAASVLSGSSDLDFDGIVETELEKLQRQFRIMERDRQAYSIQSQEKIRKQRQEISKLREEQESXLCVFECQSNKKSDNQDIECIKTLLEQRNTLDDQLENERQTQTQLEQEITNMEKRLVEMRRGEITASQSHTSQARHAQKATRTLENKLDRALIRFNKQLTKNSQLREELETLRMERVRFQQLHRRLEKVKQDVRKDIGEVIDMSTTASDAREEAQTEMTMIKEKAMKDLAQYSAERNEQERVIVHEHRLKEFMATKSNERTAMDDGQEMRRRQEMKQQRRADAGEETFETLEEVFQRIKRLTGEDNLEMLVIKFIEVEDRNFALFNYVNKQNIEAEKLREQIHQIGEEMEQLHMKGVQQEQENQVELKQVKDLQQECETQAQQYEAQANDINKILDQIKTGIDSVFNKIDCDPTLVEDMLGSSSGISGSNIMAYLSLLEQRTSELLTIQAFIKSKDVEESDDLKEVAQFLLGQKPDVQKHTAIVQPPITRHDYEAEDSSLTDEEDRPLTHKELHQHVMMSSVLRKDESLRTGRGKDVKTPKSSTMSSSGQRSLEA; this is translated from the exons atgccTCGTGGAAGATCAGCAGCCAGTGTCCTCTCTGGCAGCAGTGACTTGGACTTTGATGGAATTG TTGAGACAGAGCTGGAAAAACTGCAGAGACAGTTCCGTATAATGGAGAGGGATCGACAGGCTTACAGCATCCAGTCACAGGAAAAAATTCGCAAACAGCG GCAGGAGATTTCTAAGCTGCGTGAGGAACAGGAGa tgttgtgtgtgtttgagtgccaGTCAAATAAAAAGAGCGACAATCAGGACATTGAGTGTATCAAAACTCTGCTGGAGCAACGAAACACACTGGATGATCAACTGGAGAATGAGAGACAGACCCAAACACAGCTGGAACAGGAG ATCACGAATATGGAGAAAAGGCTGGTGGAAATGAGAAGAGGAGAGATCACGGCTTCCCAGAGTCACACGTCTCAGGCCCGCCACGCTCAGAAGGCCACACGCACCCTGGAGAACAAACTAGACCGG GCTCTTATTCGCTTTAACAAACAGCTGACGAAGAACAGCCAGCTCAGAGAAGAGCTCGAGACACTCCGCATGGAGCGCGTCCGATTCCAGCAGCTGCATCGCAGACTGGAGAAG GTAAAGCAAGATGTTCGTAAGGATATTGGTGAAGTTATCGACATGTCAACCACAGCTTCTGATGCAAG aGAGGAGGCTCAGACCGAAATGACCATGATCAAGGAGAAGGCGATGAAGGATCTTGCGCAGTACTCAGCTGAGAGGAATGAGCAGGAGAGAGTCATCGTTCATGAACACCGACTCAAAGAGTTCATGGCCACCAAGAGTAACGAGAGAACCGCCATGGATGATGGACAGGAAATGAGACGCAGACAAG AGATGAAGCAGCAGAGGAGGGCAGACGCTGGAGAGGAGACATTTGAAACTCTCGAGGAGGTTTTCCAGCGGATTAAGAGATTGACCGGGGAAGATAATTTGGAGATGTTAGTTATAAAATTCATTGAGG TTGAGGACAGGAACTTTGCTCTTTTCAACTATGTGAATAAACAGAACATAGAAGCTGAGAAACTGAGAGAGCAAATCCATCAG ATTGGAGAAGAGATGGAGCAGTTGCACATGAAAGGTGTCCAACAGGAACAGGAAAATCAGGTGGAATTAAAACAGGTGAAGGATCTACAGCAAGAGTGTGAGACACAGGCCCAACAGTATGAAGCCCAGGCCAATGACATCAACAAGATCCTTGATCAGATCAAAACAG GGATAGACAGTGTGTTCAATAAGATTGACTGCGACCCAACATTGGTGGAAGACATGCTGGGCTCTTCCTCTGGGATTAGTGGCAGTAACATCATGGCGTACCTCAGCCTGTTGGAGCAGAGGACCAGTGAACTGCTCACCATTCAAGCCTTCATTAAATCTAAG gACGTGGAGGAGAGTGACGACCTGAAAGAGGTCGCTCAGTTCCTGCTGGGTCAGAAGCCAGACGTGCAGAAACACACAGCGATCGTTCAGCCCCCCATTACCAG GCACGATTATGAGGCCGAGGACTCTTCTCTCACAGATGAGGAGGATCGACCTTTGACCCACAAAGAACTCCATCAGCACGTTATGATGAGCAGT GTCCTGCGTAAAGACGAGTCTCTGCGTACAGGAAGAGGCAAAGATGTGAAAACCCCAAAGAGCAGCACCATGTCTAGCAGCGGACAGCGTTCACTGGAGGCTTAA